The following coding sequences are from one Lysinibacillus sp. FSL W8-0992 window:
- a CDS encoding Mrp/NBP35 family ATP-binding protein: MLVQEDVINALQQVQDPELHQSIVTLNMVRNIHIHDTHLSLDIILTIPGCPLKAKIKQDVEEALQAIGATSVAITFGAMTDQERRALTASLQEKNVDAQGMPHMLQLNSGVQFIAITSGKGGVGKSTVTINLAVALARLGKRVGILDADIYGFSIPAMMNIDQKPTMLDQTAIPIESHGVKLMSMGFFTNGNQPVMWRGPMLNKWIRNFLVNTLWGDLDYLLIDLPPGTGDVAIDMAAMIPQAQEIIVTTPHLAASHVASRAGLMAQHTKHTILGVVENMAYFAGADGQKNYLFGQGGAEQLADLLQTQVIAHIPFAQPEENTGSSVYDEETIIGELFTQLAEDLLYY; the protein is encoded by the coding sequence ATGTTAGTACAAGAAGATGTAATCAACGCATTACAACAAGTTCAAGATCCTGAGCTTCATCAGAGTATCGTCACATTGAATATGGTGCGCAATATTCATATACATGACACCCATCTATCACTGGATATTATTTTAACGATTCCAGGATGTCCGTTAAAAGCGAAAATTAAGCAAGATGTGGAGGAAGCATTACAAGCGATTGGTGCAACCAGTGTTGCCATTACCTTTGGCGCTATGACAGATCAGGAACGTCGTGCATTAACCGCCTCTTTACAAGAGAAAAATGTTGATGCACAAGGCATGCCGCACATGTTGCAGCTTAATTCTGGTGTGCAATTCATTGCTATCACAAGTGGCAAAGGCGGTGTTGGGAAATCGACTGTTACGATTAATTTAGCGGTCGCTCTTGCCCGTCTTGGTAAACGTGTAGGCATACTTGATGCTGATATTTATGGTTTTAGTATTCCTGCTATGATGAACATTGACCAAAAGCCTACTATGCTTGATCAAACAGCGATTCCTATTGAAAGTCATGGGGTTAAATTGATGTCGATGGGCTTTTTCACAAATGGGAACCAGCCTGTTATGTGGCGTGGTCCTATGCTTAACAAATGGATTCGTAATTTCCTTGTCAATACGTTATGGGGCGATTTGGACTATCTTTTGATTGATTTACCTCCAGGAACTGGGGATGTGGCCATTGATATGGCAGCGATGATTCCACAAGCACAAGAAATCATCGTGACAACACCGCATCTTGCCGCGTCTCACGTCGCATCCCGTGCAGGCTTGATGGCACAACATACGAAGCATACTATACTTGGTGTAGTAGAAAACATGGCTTATTTTGCAGGGGCAGATGGTCAAAAAAACTATCTATTTGGACAAGGTGGAGCCGAACAATTGGCTGATTTACTGCAAACCCAAGTAATAGCTCATATTCCTTTCGCCCAGCCTGAGGAAAATACAGGCTCCTCTGTATATGATGAAGAAACAATTATCGGCGAATTATTTACTCAGCTAGCAGAAGATTTACTATATTATTAA
- a CDS encoding DUF1641 domain-containing protein produces the protein MAAPITNIKKQQVTEEQLKEQKLENLKQLLSDQEEAVNQVLLIMAELNDIGALEAAMKLLEAKEEVAHVALGQLTRKPVTNIINNLMGVAGALTELSPETTTKLIDGLNSGVEEANKALESDEKVSAFKLVKMLNDPDVNRALNFGVHFLKGLGKGLKE, from the coding sequence ATGGCTGCACCCATTACAAATATAAAAAAACAACAAGTAACAGAAGAACAGCTAAAGGAACAAAAATTAGAAAATCTCAAACAACTGCTTTCTGATCAAGAAGAAGCGGTCAATCAAGTGTTGCTTATTATGGCTGAATTAAATGATATCGGTGCATTAGAAGCAGCAATGAAGCTACTAGAAGCTAAAGAAGAAGTCGCCCATGTTGCACTTGGACAATTAACACGTAAACCTGTAACTAATATCATTAATAATTTAATGGGTGTTGCGGGAGCATTGACGGAGCTAAGTCCTGAAACAACGACTAAGCTAATTGATGGCTTAAATTCAGGTGTAGAGGAAGCCAACAAAGCACTTGAATCCGATGAAAAAGTAAGTGCATTTAAGCTTGTAAAAATGTTAAATGATCCAGATGTCAATCGTGCGCTAAATTTTGGGGTCCATTTCTTAAAGGGACTTGGCAAAGGTTTAAAAGAATAA